A single region of the Streptomyces sp. NBC_00425 genome encodes:
- a CDS encoding NAD+ synthase, whose product MPQLRLALNQIDSRVGDLAGNTETILRWTRHSAEQGAHLVAFPEMALTGYPVEDLALRSSFVEASRTALRQLAARLADEGFGGLPVVVGYLDRSENDQPRFGRPAGSPRNAAAVLHGGEVVLSFAKHHLPNYGVFDEFRYFVPGDTMPVLRVHGVDVALAICEDLWQDGGRVPAARSAGAGLLLSVNASPYERDKDDTRLELVRKRAQEAGCTTAYLAMIGGQDELVFDGDSIVVDKDGEVVARAPQFSEGCVVLDLDLPAASPDAPTGVVDDGLRIDRVVLSEEPLPRYEPELSGGYAERLDDAEEVYSALVVGLRAYVAKNGFRSVLIGLSGGIDSALVAAIACDAVGAQNVYGVSMPSKYSSDHSKGDAAELARRTGLNFRTVPIEPMFDAYVGSLGLTGLAEENLQSRLRGTLLMAVSNQEGHIVLAPGNKSELAVGYSTLYGDSVGAYGPIKDVYKTWIFRLAEWRNRAAAERGQTPPIPENSITKPPSAELRPGQVDTDSLPDYPVLDAILEMYVDRDQGADAIVAAGYDPALVAKTLRMVDTAEYKRRQYPPGAKISAKGFGKDRRLPITNGWREAL is encoded by the coding sequence GTGCCTCAACTTCGTCTCGCCCTGAACCAGATCGACTCGCGTGTCGGCGACCTCGCCGGCAACACCGAAACGATCCTCCGCTGGACCCGGCACTCCGCCGAGCAGGGAGCCCACCTCGTGGCGTTCCCGGAGATGGCGCTGACCGGGTATCCCGTCGAGGACCTCGCCCTGCGCTCCTCCTTCGTCGAGGCCTCCCGCACCGCGCTGCGGCAGCTCGCCGCGCGCCTGGCCGACGAGGGCTTCGGCGGGCTGCCGGTCGTCGTCGGCTACCTCGACCGGTCGGAGAACGACCAGCCGCGGTTCGGCCGGCCGGCCGGCTCCCCACGCAACGCCGCGGCGGTGCTGCACGGCGGCGAGGTGGTGCTGTCCTTCGCCAAGCACCACCTGCCCAACTACGGCGTCTTCGACGAGTTCCGCTACTTCGTGCCGGGCGACACCATGCCGGTGCTGCGCGTGCACGGCGTCGACGTGGCCCTCGCGATCTGCGAGGACCTCTGGCAGGACGGCGGCCGGGTCCCCGCGGCGCGCTCCGCCGGAGCCGGTCTGCTGCTCTCCGTCAACGCCTCCCCCTACGAGCGGGACAAGGACGACACCCGCCTCGAGCTGGTCCGCAAGCGGGCGCAGGAGGCCGGCTGCACCACCGCCTACCTCGCGATGATCGGCGGTCAGGACGAGCTCGTCTTCGACGGCGACTCCATCGTCGTCGACAAGGACGGCGAGGTCGTCGCGCGGGCCCCGCAGTTCTCGGAGGGCTGCGTGGTCCTGGACCTGGACCTGCCCGCGGCCTCCCCCGACGCGCCGACGGGCGTCGTGGACGACGGTCTGCGCATCGACCGCGTGGTGCTGTCCGAGGAGCCGCTGCCGCGTTACGAGCCCGAGCTGAGCGGCGGGTACGCGGAGCGGCTGGACGACGCCGAGGAGGTCTACTCGGCGCTGGTCGTGGGCCTGCGGGCGTATGTCGCGAAGAACGGCTTCCGGTCCGTGCTCATCGGGCTGTCGGGCGGGATCGACTCGGCGCTCGTCGCGGCCATCGCCTGTGACGCGGTGGGCGCGCAGAACGTGTACGGCGTGTCGATGCCGTCCAAGTACTCCTCCGACCACTCCAAGGGCGACGCGGCCGAGCTGGCCCGGCGCACCGGGCTGAACTTCCGCACGGTGCCGATCGAGCCGATGTTCGACGCGTACGTGGGTTCGCTGGGACTGACGGGCCTGGCCGAGGAGAACCTCCAGTCGCGTCTGCGCGGGACCCTGCTGATGGCCGTCTCCAACCAGGAGGGCCACATCGTCCTCGCCCCCGGCAACAAGTCGGAGCTGGCGGTCGGCTACTCGACCCTGTACGGCGACTCGGTCGGCGCGTACGGCCCGATCAAGGACGTCTACAAGACGTGGATCTTCCGGCTCGCCGAGTGGCGCAACCGCGCCGCGGCCGAGCGGGGCCAGACCCCGCCGATCCCGGAGAACTCGATCACCAAGCCGCCGAGCGCCGAGCTGCGCCCCGGCCAGGTGGACACGGACTCGCTCCCGGACTACCCGGTCCTGGACGCGATCCTCGAGATGTACGTGGACCGGGACCAGGGCGCGGACGCGATCGTCGCCGCCGGCTACGACCCCGCGCTGGTCGCCAAGACCCTGCGCATGGTCGACACGGCCGAGTACAAGCGCCGCCAGTACCCGCCGGGCGCGAAGATCTCGGCGAAGGGCTTCGGCAAGGACCGCCGCCTGCCCATCACGAACGGCTGGCGCGAGGCGCTGTAG
- a CDS encoding S53 family peptidase — MAATLPMIVGALALGIPAAHAADAPARDTLTGTKPAWATAKADKGSTPDSAQVSARVYLAGRDAAGLGRYAQAVSDPSSAAYGKFLSAAQAKARYGATAAQVAAVKSWLAAAGLKVTGTTEHYVSVSGDVAAVEKAFGTQLHNYAKGSKTYRAPAKAATVPDSLDGAVLTVTGLDNAPHKATHSDQLPGPGAVFKNSGPFSSYYGSNIATTLPKAYGKSIPYAVQGYTGKQLRAAYGAGSYTGKGVRVAITDAFASPTIAYDAATYAKKHGDAAWKTGQLGQVLPKNYTHTGADECDASGWYGEETLDVEAVHAVAPAANVTYVGAASCMDDDLLDSLSKIVDNHLADIVSNSWGDVEANQTPDLAAAYDQVFQFGAVEGIGFYFSSGDNGDEVANTGTKQVDTPANSAWVTAVGGTSLAVGKGDKYLWETGWGTEKAALSADGKSWTGFPGAYTSGAGGGTSKTVAEPYYQKGVVPNALATANNAAGNRVVPDISAIADPNTGFKVGQTQTFPDGSEQYSEYRIGGTSLAAPVIAAVQALAQEARGGKAIGFANPSIYSKYGTRVYHDVTDNPTGSGLAVARVDFANSVDATGGLLTSVRSLGKDSSLSAVKGYDDVTGVGTPANGYVDSYRRR, encoded by the coding sequence ATGGCAGCGACACTGCCCATGATCGTCGGCGCGCTCGCGCTCGGCATACCCGCGGCGCACGCCGCGGACGCCCCGGCCCGCGACACGCTGACCGGGACCAAGCCCGCGTGGGCCACGGCCAAGGCGGACAAGGGCTCGACCCCGGACAGTGCGCAGGTCTCCGCCCGGGTCTACCTCGCGGGACGTGACGCGGCCGGCCTCGGCCGGTACGCGCAGGCGGTCTCCGACCCGAGCTCCGCCGCCTACGGCAAGTTCCTCTCCGCCGCGCAGGCGAAGGCCCGCTACGGCGCGACCGCGGCGCAGGTGGCCGCCGTCAAGTCGTGGCTGGCGGCGGCCGGTCTGAAGGTGACCGGCACGACCGAGCACTACGTCTCCGTCAGCGGTGACGTGGCCGCCGTCGAGAAGGCGTTCGGCACCCAGCTGCACAACTACGCCAAGGGCTCGAAGACCTACCGGGCCCCGGCCAAGGCGGCCACCGTCCCGGACAGCCTCGACGGCGCCGTCCTGACCGTCACCGGTCTGGACAACGCCCCGCACAAGGCGACCCACAGCGATCAGCTGCCGGGTCCCGGCGCCGTGTTCAAGAACTCCGGACCGTTCTCCTCGTACTACGGTTCGAACATCGCGACCACGCTGCCGAAGGCGTACGGCAAGTCGATCCCCTACGCCGTCCAGGGTTACACCGGCAAGCAGCTGCGTGCCGCCTACGGGGCGGGCTCGTACACGGGCAAGGGCGTGCGCGTCGCGATCACCGACGCCTTCGCCTCGCCGACGATCGCCTACGACGCGGCCACGTACGCGAAGAAGCACGGCGACGCCGCCTGGAAGACCGGGCAGCTGGGCCAGGTGCTGCCGAAGAACTACACCCACACCGGCGCCGACGAGTGCGACGCCTCGGGCTGGTACGGCGAGGAGACCCTCGACGTCGAGGCCGTGCACGCGGTCGCGCCGGCCGCGAACGTCACGTACGTGGGCGCCGCGTCCTGCATGGACGACGACCTGCTCGACTCGCTGAGCAAGATCGTCGACAACCACCTGGCCGACATCGTCTCCAACTCCTGGGGCGACGTCGAGGCCAACCAGACGCCGGACCTGGCGGCCGCCTACGACCAGGTCTTCCAGTTCGGCGCGGTCGAGGGGATCGGCTTCTACTTCTCCTCCGGCGACAACGGCGACGAGGTCGCCAACACCGGCACCAAGCAGGTCGACACCCCGGCCAACTCGGCGTGGGTGACGGCGGTCGGCGGCACCTCGCTGGCGGTCGGCAAGGGCGACAAGTACCTGTGGGAGACCGGCTGGGGCACCGAGAAGGCCGCGCTGTCCGCGGACGGCAAGAGCTGGACGGGCTTCCCCGGCGCGTACACCTCGGGCGCGGGCGGCGGCACCAGCAAGACGGTCGCCGAGCCGTACTACCAGAAGGGCGTCGTCCCGAACGCGCTCGCCACGGCCAACAACGCCGCCGGCAACCGCGTCGTCCCGGACATCTCGGCGATCGCCGACCCGAACACCGGCTTCAAGGTCGGCCAGACCCAGACCTTCCCGGACGGGTCCGAGCAGTACAGCGAGTACCGCATCGGCGGCACCTCGCTGGCCGCTCCGGTCATCGCGGCCGTGCAGGCGCTGGCCCAGGAGGCGCGCGGCGGCAAGGCGATCGGTTTCGCCAACCCGTCGATCTACTCCAAGTACGGCACGCGGGTCTACCACGACGTGACCGACAACCCCACGGGGTCCGGACTCGCCGTGGCGCGCGTCGACTTCGCCAACAGCGTCGACGCCACCGGCGGCCTGCTGACCTCGGTCCGCAGCCTCGGCAAGGACAGCTCGCTGTCCGCGGTGAAGGGCTACGACGACGTCACCGGCGTGGGCACGCCCGCGAACGGCTACGTCGACTCGTACCGCCGCCGCTGA
- a CDS encoding DUF305 domain-containing protein — protein MAVAVAGVLVAAGAITYSVAEDGGTAADVPVADSADAGFARDMAVHHQQAVEMSYIVRDRTTDEEVRRLAYDIAQTQANQRGMLIGWLDLWGLPKVSSDPPMTWMGMRGMSGGKDGALMVGMATDAEMKRLGTLNGKQAEILYLQLMTAHHKGGVHMAQGCVDKCTVGVEKRLAQGMVEAQQSEIDLMAGMLKARGAKP, from the coding sequence GTGGCCGTCGCCGTGGCCGGGGTGCTCGTCGCCGCGGGAGCGATCACTTACTCGGTGGCCGAGGACGGCGGGACGGCGGCCGACGTCCCGGTCGCCGACTCGGCCGACGCCGGGTTCGCCCGGGACATGGCGGTGCACCACCAGCAGGCCGTCGAGATGTCGTACATCGTGCGCGACCGGACGACCGACGAGGAGGTGCGGCGGCTCGCGTACGACATCGCGCAGACCCAGGCCAACCAGCGCGGCATGCTGATCGGCTGGCTGGATCTGTGGGGGCTGCCGAAGGTGTCGTCCGACCCGCCCATGACCTGGATGGGCATGCGCGGGATGAGCGGCGGCAAGGACGGGGCGCTCATGGTCGGCATGGCCACCGACGCCGAGATGAAGCGGCTCGGCACGCTCAACGGCAAGCAGGCAGAGATCCTCTACCTCCAGCTCATGACCGCCCACCACAAGGGCGGTGTCCACATGGCCCAGGGTTGCGTCGACAAGTGCACGGTCGGCGTGGAGAAACGACTCGCGCAGGGCATGGTCGAGGCGCAGCAGTCGGAGATCGATCTCATGGCGGGCATGTTGAAGGCGCGCGGGGCCAAGCCGTGA
- a CDS encoding MFS transporter translates to MPLALLALAVGAFGIGTTEFVMMGLLPDVAGDLHISIPAAGHLVSAYALGVVIGAPLLAAATARMSRRTVLISLMVLFVAGNALSALAPDNGWLLAARFLSGLPHGAFFGVGAVVATSLVAPERKARSVSLMFLGLTVANIAGVPAATLVGQHLGWRAAFLGVSVIGLAAIAALALLIPHDHTRAPAVGLRRELSALRSLPVWLALGTTVAGFGALFAAYSYITPMLTDSAGYAGSSVTLLLALFGVGATIGNLLGGRLADHAMRPTLFAGLTSLAVVLALFPLLMTTAWGGALAVVLLGVAAFVTGSPLNLMVMERATAGPSLASSANQAAFNMANAGGAWIGGLTLAAGYGVTSPAIAGAALAVLGLGVAGVAYAVDARRAPRPSGRDRVVATHVPRPAKAAARH, encoded by the coding sequence ATGCCTCTGGCCCTGCTCGCCCTGGCCGTGGGTGCCTTCGGCATCGGCACCACCGAGTTCGTGATGATGGGCCTGCTGCCCGACGTCGCGGGCGACCTGCACATCTCCATCCCGGCGGCCGGACACCTGGTCTCCGCGTACGCGCTCGGCGTCGTCATCGGCGCGCCGCTGCTCGCCGCGGCGACCGCGCGGATGTCCCGCCGCACCGTCCTGATCTCCCTGATGGTCCTGTTCGTCGCGGGCAACGCGCTCTCCGCGCTGGCTCCGGACAACGGCTGGCTGCTGGCCGCCCGCTTCCTCAGCGGTCTGCCGCACGGCGCCTTCTTCGGCGTCGGCGCGGTGGTGGCCACCAGCCTGGTCGCGCCGGAGCGCAAGGCCCGCTCGGTGTCGCTGATGTTCCTCGGTCTGACCGTCGCCAACATCGCCGGCGTCCCCGCCGCCACCCTCGTGGGCCAGCACCTCGGCTGGCGGGCGGCCTTCCTCGGCGTCAGCGTGATCGGCCTGGCGGCGATCGCCGCCCTGGCCCTGCTGATCCCGCACGACCACACCCGGGCGCCCGCCGTCGGCCTGCGCCGCGAGCTGTCCGCCCTGCGTTCGCTGCCGGTGTGGCTGGCGCTCGGCACGACGGTGGCCGGCTTCGGCGCCCTGTTCGCCGCCTACAGCTACATCACGCCCATGCTGACGGACTCCGCCGGGTACGCCGGGTCCAGCGTGACGCTGCTGCTGGCGCTGTTCGGCGTCGGCGCCACCATCGGCAACCTGCTCGGCGGCCGGCTCGCCGACCACGCGATGCGGCCCACCCTGTTCGCCGGACTCACCTCGCTGGCCGTGGTCCTGGCCCTGTTCCCGCTGCTGATGACGACGGCCTGGGGCGGCGCGCTGGCCGTGGTCCTGCTGGGCGTCGCGGCGTTCGTGACCGGCTCGCCGCTCAACCTGATGGTGATGGAACGGGCGACCGCGGGCCCCTCGCTGGCCTCCTCCGCCAACCAGGCCGCGTTCAACATGGCCAACGCCGGCGGCGCCTGGATCGGCGGCCTGACCCTCGCGGCCGGCTACGGCGTGACCTCTCCGGCGATCGCCGGAGCGGCCCTGGCGGTACTGGGACTGGGGGTGGCCGGCGTCGCGTACGCCGTCGACGCCCGCCGCGCCCCGCGCCCCAGCGGCCGCGACCGCGTCGTCGCGACCCACGTGCCGCGCCCGGCCAAGGCGGCCGCCCGTCACTGA
- a CDS encoding TetR/AcrR family transcriptional regulator has protein sequence MSPADSAAVEQPVRGRPRNEALERAIIDVTMKLLEDGVSLAEMSIERIARTAGVGKATIYRRWSGKEALFVDVLRAAEPDDPELPGTSMRDDLVVLLESLRRRGLASRSSAILHNVHAQMKSSPQIWTAYHNMVIAPRRRLGVEVLRRGQENGELRADLDLELVNDIFVGPMLVRAVLRPDADLPEDLPERIVDSLLAGLRPVSSPHA, from the coding sequence GTGAGCCCCGCCGACAGCGCAGCCGTCGAGCAGCCCGTCCGGGGGCGGCCCCGGAACGAAGCCCTGGAACGGGCCATCATCGACGTCACGATGAAGCTGCTGGAGGACGGCGTCTCGCTCGCCGAGATGTCCATCGAGCGCATCGCCCGCACCGCCGGCGTCGGCAAGGCCACCATCTACCGGCGCTGGAGCGGGAAGGAGGCGCTGTTCGTGGACGTGCTGCGGGCCGCCGAGCCCGACGACCCCGAACTCCCCGGCACCTCCATGCGCGACGACCTGGTCGTGCTGCTGGAGTCACTGCGCCGGCGCGGACTCGCCAGCCGCTCCTCGGCCATCCTGCACAACGTCCACGCCCAGATGAAGAGCAGTCCGCAGATCTGGACGGCCTACCACAACATGGTGATAGCACCCCGGCGCAGGCTGGGCGTCGAAGTCCTGCGCCGGGGACAGGAGAACGGCGAACTCCGTGCCGACCTCGACCTCGAACTGGTCAACGACATCTTCGTCGGCCCCATGCTCGTGCGCGCCGTCCTGCGCCCCGACGCCGATCTGCCCGAAGACCTCCCGGAGCGCATCGTCGACTCGCTGCTCGCCGGACTACGCCCCGTCAGCTCGCCGCACGCGTAA
- the panB gene encoding 3-methyl-2-oxobutanoate hydroxymethyltransferase, with protein sequence MTQLSAARNAPQKPTDGSNALYGGKGTRRITVRDIALAKERGEKWPMLTAYDAMTASVFDEAGIPVMLVGDSAGNCHLGYETTVPVTLDEMTMLSAAVVRGTSRALIVGDLPFGSYQEGPVQALRSATRLVKEAGVGAVKLEGGERSHRQIELLVESGIPVMAHIGLTPQSVNAMGYRVQGRGEEAAQQLLRDAKAVQDAGAFAVVLELVPAELAAEVTRVLHIPTVGIGAGPQTDAQVLVWTDMLGLTGGRVPKFVKQYANLREVMGDAAKAFAEDVVGGTFPLDEHSVH encoded by the coding sequence ATGACGCAGCTCTCGGCTGCCCGCAATGCCCCGCAGAAGCCCACCGACGGCAGCAACGCGCTGTACGGGGGCAAGGGCACCCGCCGCATCACCGTCCGCGACATCGCCCTCGCCAAGGAACGCGGCGAGAAGTGGCCCATGCTCACCGCCTACGACGCGATGACCGCCTCCGTCTTCGACGAGGCCGGGATCCCCGTGATGCTCGTCGGCGACTCGGCGGGCAACTGCCACCTCGGCTACGAGACGACCGTGCCCGTCACCCTCGACGAGATGACCATGCTGTCGGCGGCCGTCGTGCGGGGCACCTCCCGTGCGCTGATCGTCGGCGACCTGCCGTTCGGCTCCTACCAGGAGGGCCCGGTGCAGGCGCTGCGCTCGGCGACGCGCCTGGTGAAGGAGGCCGGGGTCGGGGCCGTGAAGCTGGAGGGCGGCGAGCGCTCGCACCGGCAGATCGAGCTGCTGGTGGAGTCCGGCATCCCGGTCATGGCGCACATCGGCCTGACCCCGCAGTCCGTGAACGCGATGGGCTACCGCGTACAGGGGCGCGGCGAGGAGGCGGCCCAACAGCTGCTGCGGGACGCCAAGGCCGTGCAGGACGCGGGCGCGTTCGCGGTGGTGCTGGAGCTGGTACCGGCGGAGCTGGCGGCCGAGGTCACGCGCGTGCTGCACATCCCGACCGTCGGCATCGGCGCCGGTCCGCAGACGGACGCCCAGGTGCTGGTGTGGACCGACATGCTCGGGCTGACCGGCGGCCGGGTGCCGAAGTTCGTCAAGCAGTACGCGAACCTGCGTGAGGTGATGGGCGACGCGGCCAAGGCCTTCGCCGAGGACGTCGTCGGCGGAACGTTCCCGCTGGACGAGCACAGCGTCCACTGA
- a CDS encoding endonuclease/exonuclease/phosphatase family protein, with product MAQQAYMTETDGNGDSGHEPRGVRLRRLIGRLVGRLTTGWRGDPRIWRRGLVVAGVALALSLVMLLHSRIPNRYGNLGSLTETFLPWIGVFVPVLLVLAVVRRSATALIAVVLPVVVWTNLFGGLLVDRTGAGGDLTVATHNVNADNPDPQGTARDVAASEADVVALEELTASAVPVYEKALASTYRYHSVQGTVGLWSKYPLSGVRAVDIELGWTRAMRAAVATPQGEVAVYVAHLPSVRVKLQAGFTARQRDKSADALGEAIADERLTRVILLGDLNGTMNDRSLNAVTSQMRSTQGAAGSGFGFSWPASFPMARIDQIMVKGVEPVTSWTLPQTGSDHLPVAARVKVTTP from the coding sequence ATGGCGCAGCAGGCGTACATGACGGAGACGGACGGCAACGGAGACTCGGGACACGAGCCTCGGGGAGTCCGGCTCCGGCGCCTGATCGGACGTCTGGTGGGCCGGCTGACCACGGGCTGGCGGGGGGACCCGCGCATCTGGCGGCGCGGTCTGGTCGTCGCGGGCGTGGCGCTGGCGCTCTCCCTGGTGATGCTGCTGCACTCGCGCATCCCCAACCGGTACGGCAACCTCGGCAGCCTCACGGAGACGTTCCTGCCGTGGATCGGCGTGTTCGTGCCGGTGCTGCTGGTGCTCGCGGTGGTGCGCAGGTCGGCGACCGCGCTGATCGCCGTCGTGCTGCCGGTCGTGGTGTGGACGAACCTCTTCGGCGGACTGCTCGTCGACCGCACCGGCGCCGGCGGTGACCTCACCGTGGCCACCCACAACGTCAACGCGGACAACCCCGACCCGCAGGGCACCGCCCGGGACGTGGCCGCCTCGGAGGCGGACGTGGTGGCCCTGGAGGAGCTGACCGCCTCGGCCGTCCCCGTGTACGAGAAGGCGCTGGCGTCGACGTACCGGTACCACTCGGTGCAGGGCACGGTCGGGCTGTGGAGCAAGTACCCGCTGAGCGGCGTGCGGGCCGTCGACATCGAACTGGGCTGGACGCGCGCCATGCGGGCGGCCGTCGCGACGCCGCAGGGGGAGGTCGCCGTCTACGTGGCCCATCTGCCCTCGGTGCGGGTCAAGCTGCAGGCCGGGTTCACCGCCCGGCAGCGCGACAAGAGCGCGGACGCGCTGGGCGAGGCGATCGCCGACGAGCGGCTGACCCGGGTGATCCTGCTCGGCGACCTCAACGGCACCATGAACGACCGCTCGTTGAACGCCGTGACCTCCCAGATGCGCTCCACCCAGGGTGCGGCGGGCAGCGGCTTCGGGTTCAGCTGGCCCGCGTCGTTCCCGATGGCGCGGATCGACCAGATCATGGTGAAGGGCGTCGAGCCGGTCACCTCGTGGACGCTGCCGCAGACGGGCAGCGACCATCTGCCGGTGGCGGCGCGTGTGAAGGTCACCACGCCGTAA
- a CDS encoding MFS transporter: protein MTTPAVPTAPRIPEAVHRRRWAILGVLMLSLLIVVLDNSILNVAIKTISTPAPTGLGATQSELEWAINAYTLVFAGLLFSAGLLGDRIGRKKVLLGGLAVFGIGSALAAESGTPAQLIAFRALMALGAAFVMPATLAVLMNVFEREEQPKAIGIWAGGVGLAIAIGPITGGLLLAHFWWGSVFLINVPIVLLAFGLMMWLVPESRDPNPGRLDPVGVALSVVGLVLLVYGIIKGGELADFTDPTVLVTIGAGLAVLAAFVVFEKRSDHPSVDVGYFRNKVFSAAICVIALVFFALMGVTFFSVFYTQSVRGYSPLQTGLLLLPLAAAQLIFAPRARLVVDRIGVRATTTAAMLLLTATLGAFALLEADTPIWLLEVVFFCMGAGMAHIMTPTSVVIMQALPREKAGSASALSNTFRQVGGALGIAVLGSVLSTSYRDGIEGSLGALPEGLRHTAGESIEATLGVAASLGDRGKALVGPANDAFLHAMHVTALCGAGVALVGAAVVAAFLPGRPKPVPADAEEEQPARTTS from the coding sequence ATGACTACTCCTGCCGTCCCCACCGCTCCGCGGATACCGGAAGCGGTGCACCGGCGTCGTTGGGCGATCCTCGGCGTCCTGATGCTGAGCCTGCTGATCGTGGTGCTCGACAACTCGATCCTGAACGTCGCGATCAAGACGATCTCGACGCCCGCCCCGACCGGCCTCGGCGCCACCCAGAGCGAGCTGGAGTGGGCGATCAACGCCTACACGCTCGTCTTCGCGGGACTGCTGTTCTCCGCGGGCCTCCTCGGCGACCGGATCGGCCGCAAGAAGGTCCTGCTCGGCGGACTCGCCGTGTTCGGCATCGGCTCCGCGCTCGCGGCCGAGTCCGGCACGCCCGCCCAGCTCATCGCCTTCCGCGCGCTGATGGCCCTCGGCGCCGCCTTCGTGATGCCCGCCACCCTCGCCGTCCTGATGAACGTCTTCGAGCGCGAGGAGCAGCCCAAGGCGATCGGCATCTGGGCGGGCGGCGTCGGGCTCGCCATCGCGATCGGGCCCATCACCGGCGGTCTGCTCCTCGCGCACTTCTGGTGGGGTTCGGTGTTCCTCATCAACGTGCCCATCGTGCTGCTCGCGTTCGGGCTGATGATGTGGCTGGTGCCCGAGTCCCGCGACCCGAACCCCGGCCGCCTCGATCCCGTCGGTGTCGCCCTGTCGGTCGTCGGCCTCGTCCTGCTCGTCTACGGCATCATCAAGGGCGGTGAGCTGGCCGACTTCACCGACCCGACCGTGCTCGTGACCATAGGGGCGGGACTGGCGGTCCTCGCCGCGTTCGTGGTGTTCGAGAAGCGCAGCGACCATCCGTCGGTCGACGTCGGGTACTTCCGGAACAAGGTGTTCTCGGCCGCGATCTGCGTCATCGCGCTCGTCTTCTTCGCGCTGATGGGCGTGACGTTCTTCTCGGTCTTCTACACCCAGAGCGTGCGCGGCTACTCACCGCTGCAGACCGGCCTGTTGCTGCTGCCGCTGGCCGCCGCCCAGCTGATCTTCGCGCCGCGCGCCCGGCTCGTAGTGGACCGCATAGGAGTCAGGGCCACGACCACGGCGGCCATGCTCCTCCTCACCGCGACGCTGGGGGCGTTCGCCCTGCTGGAGGCGGACACCCCGATCTGGCTGCTGGAGGTCGTCTTCTTCTGCATGGGCGCCGGAATGGCCCACATCATGACCCCGACCAGCGTGGTCATCATGCAGGCGCTGCCCCGCGAGAAGGCCGGCTCGGCCTCCGCGCTGAGCAACACCTTCCGCCAGGTCGGCGGCGCGCTCGGCATCGCCGTCCTCGGCTCGGTGCTGTCGACCTCGTACCGCGACGGCATCGAGGGCAGCCTCGGCGCGCTGCCGGAGGGCCTGCGGCACACGGCGGGGGAGTCGATCGAGGCGACGCTCGGGGTCGCGGCGAGCCTCGGCGACCGGGGCAAGGCGCTGGTCGGCCCTGCCAACGACGCCTTCCTGCACGCCATGCACGTCACCGCCCTGTGCGGGGCCGGGGTGGCGCTCGTGGGCGCGGCCGTGGTCGCCGCGTTCCTGCCGGGCCGCCCGAAGCCCGTGCCCGCCGACGCGGAGGAGGAGCAGCCGGCCCGCACCACGTCGTAG
- a CDS encoding ATP-binding cassette domain-containing protein has product MTRIHNNPSGAGSAVTVRGLVKHYGETKALDGVDLDVREGTVMGVLGPNGAGKTTLVRILSTLLAADSGRATVAGYDVAAQPRQLRRVIGLTGQYASVDEKLPGWENLYLIGRLLDLSRRDARVRADELLERFTLTEAAKRPVATYSGGMRRRLDLAASMIGRPSVLFLDEPTTGLDPRTRNEVWTEVKSMVGDGVTVLLTTQYMEEAEQLASELTVVDRGKVIAGGGIEELKARVGGRALRIRPADPLQLRPLAGWLDELGITGLAATAVDAERGSVLVPVLSDEQLTAVIGAVSARGVTLTSLTTELPSLDEVFLSLTGHRADSAPNDATPTETREEVAV; this is encoded by the coding sequence ATGACGCGAATCCACAACAACCCCAGCGGCGCGGGCAGCGCCGTGACCGTCCGGGGGCTGGTCAAGCACTACGGCGAGACGAAGGCGCTGGACGGGGTCGACCTCGATGTGCGCGAGGGCACCGTGATGGGGGTCCTCGGTCCGAACGGCGCCGGGAAGACCACCCTCGTCCGGATCCTGTCCACCCTGCTGGCCGCCGACAGCGGCCGGGCGACCGTCGCCGGCTACGACGTCGCGGCCCAGCCCCGGCAGCTGCGCCGGGTGATCGGCCTCACCGGCCAGTACGCCTCCGTCGACGAGAAGCTCCCCGGGTGGGAGAACCTGTACCTCATCGGCCGGCTGCTCGACCTGTCCCGCAGGGACGCCCGGGTGCGCGCCGACGAGCTGTTGGAGCGGTTCACGCTCACCGAGGCCGCCAAGCGGCCCGTGGCCACCTACTCCGGCGGCATGCGGCGACGGCTGGACCTCGCCGCGTCGATGATCGGACGGCCGAGCGTGCTGTTCCTCGACGAACCCACCACGGGACTGGACCCCCGCACCCGCAACGAGGTGTGGACCGAGGTCAAGTCCATGGTCGGGGACGGCGTCACCGTCCTGCTGACCACCCAGTACATGGAGGAGGCCGAGCAGCTCGCCTCCGAGCTGACCGTCGTCGACCGGGGCAAGGTCATCGCGGGCGGCGGCATCGAGGAGCTGAAGGCCCGGGTCGGCGGCCGCGCCCTGCGGATCCGGCCCGCCGACCCGCTGCAGCTGCGACCGCTGGCCGGCTGGCTCGACGAGCTCGGCATCACCGGGCTCGCCGCCACCGCCGTGGACGCCGAACGCGGCTCGGTCCTGGTCCCGGTGCTGAGCGACGAACAGCTGACCGCCGTCATCGGCGCGGTCAGCGCCCGCGGCGTCACCCTGACCTCCCTCACCACCGAACTGCCCAGCCTGGACGAAGTGTTCCTCTCCCTCACCGGCCACCGCGCCGACTCCGCCCCGAACGACGCCACACCCACCGAGACCCGCGAGGAGGTCGCCGTATGA